Proteins found in one uncultured Desulfuromonas sp. genomic segment:
- a CDS encoding HD domain-containing phosphohydrolase, whose protein sequence is MTKNELTIDLRQMILAIETAVSFVGMNDVNHGKRVGYIASQLGHHLGFSDEGIQFAFDLGLLHDCGVSTEQMHSNLVNHFDWEDAHIHCEIGYNLLKNFAPLAAYATPILYHHTPWQQLVETNVTRHDARMANLIFLSDRIDILAASHYKNDILVAREEISRSINTYGGSYFDLTLVDAFNAVKKSEAFWISLEDRHVTRYVWNMGQMESNTPLTLEQLRQLSLIMAYIVDQKSPFTAEHSLLVASLASYIAKSYGLSPIQCEKIEVAGLLHDLGKLHTPDHILAKPAPLTTIERSIMNQHSYETYEILRHINGLGEIAEWAAYHHEGINGGGYPFHPSATKLSTEARIIAVADIFQAVVQDRPYRDGLTLNEAIRILEEMACCGKLDEEIVALVKQHAVACFRIASGEDQDERLSYHGMVPERMNYQVS, encoded by the coding sequence ATGACAAAAAACGAATTGACCATTGATCTACGCCAGATGATCCTGGCCATTGAAACCGCCGTCTCGTTCGTCGGCATGAACGACGTCAACCACGGCAAACGCGTCGGCTACATCGCCAGTCAACTCGGCCATCATCTTGGTTTCAGCGACGAAGGTATTCAATTTGCCTTTGATCTCGGTCTGCTTCATGACTGCGGGGTCTCCACCGAACAGATGCACTCCAACCTGGTCAACCATTTTGACTGGGAAGACGCCCATATCCATTGTGAGATCGGCTACAATCTGCTGAAAAATTTCGCTCCCCTGGCCGCCTATGCCACACCGATCCTCTACCACCATACCCCCTGGCAGCAACTTGTGGAAACCAACGTGACCCGTCATGATGCTCGGATGGCGAACCTGATTTTTTTAAGTGACCGCATCGACATTCTAGCCGCATCACATTATAAAAACGATATTCTAGTCGCCCGAGAGGAGATCAGCCGTTCCATCAACACGTATGGCGGCAGTTATTTTGACCTAACCCTGGTCGATGCCTTTAATGCTGTGAAAAAATCCGAGGCATTTTGGATTTCCCTGGAAGATCGTCACGTTACCCGTTATGTGTGGAATATGGGCCAGATGGAAAGCAACACACCGCTAACCCTGGAGCAACTGCGCCAGCTCTCGCTGATCATGGCCTATATTGTCGACCAGAAAAGCCCGTTCACCGCCGAGCATTCTCTGCTGGTTGCCAGCCTCGCTTCCTATATTGCCAAAAGTTACGGCCTGTCACCGATACAGTGTGAAAAAATCGAGGTTGCCGGATTACTTCACGACCTCGGCAAGCTGCACACGCCGGATCACATTCTCGCTAAACCTGCCCCACTCACCACCATTGAGCGCTCCATCATGAATCAACACAGTTATGAAACCTATGAGATTCTTCGCCACATTAACGGGCTGGGAGAGATCGCCGAATGGGCGGCTTATCATCATGAAGGGATTAACGGGGGAGGCTATCCCTTTCATCCCTCCGCCACCAAACTCAGCACCGAAGCGCGTATTATCGCAGTGGCGGATATTTTTCAGGCTGTGGTACAAGACCGCCCTTACCGTGACGGCCTGACTTTGAATGAAGCCATAAGAATCCTCGAAGAGATGGCGTGTTGCGGCAAGCTGGATGAGGAAATTGTGGCGTTAGTCAAGCAGCATGCCGTGGCATGTTTCCGTATTGCTTCGGGTGAGGATCAGGATGAACGGTTGAGTTATCACGGAATGGTTCCCGAAAGGATGAACTATCAAGTCTCATGA